In Phaseolus vulgaris cultivar G19833 chromosome 10, P. vulgaris v2.0, whole genome shotgun sequence, a single genomic region encodes these proteins:
- the LOC137818962 gene encoding cytochrome P450 CYP82D47-like, whose amino-acid sequence MDPASYVPTFAGILALLIACKVFRFIRSLNRSTKPKKGTKVPEPGVALPFIGHLHLLNARIPYFRTFSAMAEKYGPIFCVKLGCHPTIVVNSREIAKECLTKNDRVFASRPNTSAGRILGYNHAVFGLAPYGNYWREIRKMAVLEIFSSYRLEKLKHVRDSETLSLVKELYSSISSIKNVKGSTEVAMSNLLEHMTFNIIVRMIAGKRFGGDTVNEEDNEAWKLRKAIKDATYLCGIFVVADAIPSLSWFDFQGHLSFMKRTAKKLDFILQKWLEEHVKTRGDNMNGGCERDFMDVMLSSFEGQEDFCGYNREIVIKATSVLLVLTGSGSTAITLTWALSLLLNHPRVLKAAQQELDNSVGKERWVQESDIKNLNYLHAIIKETLRLYPPAPLTGIREAMEDCCVAGYHVPKGARLLINLWELQRDPEVWSNPNEFNPERFLTTHRDIDFMSQNFELIPFSFGRRSCPGVTFGLQVLHLTLARLIQGFDMSTKDGAEVDMTEGLGVALPKENELQLTLAPRLPLMLYESL is encoded by the exons ATGGATCCTGCTTCCTATGTCCCAACTTTTGCAGGAATCTTAGCTTTGTTAATTGCATGCAAAGTGTTTAGGTTCATTAGATCTCTGAATAGATCTACTAAACCTAAAAAGGGCACAAAAGTACCCGAACCTGGTGTTGCTTTACCTTTCATAGGGCACCTCCATCTGCTGAATGCTAGAATACCCTATTTCAGGACCTTTTCAGCCATGGCTGAGAAATATGGTCCAATTTTCTGTGTCAAACTGGGTTGCCACCCCACCATAGTGGTGAACAGCAGGGAAATTGCAAAGGAGTGCCTCACAAAAAATGACAGAGTTTTTGCCTCAAGGCCAAACACTTCTGCAGGGAGAATCCTGGGTTACAACCATGCAGTGTTTGGCCTTGCCCCTTATGGAAATTACTGGCGTGAGATTAGAAAAATGGCAGTTCTTGAGATTTTCTCAAGCTACAGGCTTGAGAAGCTGAAGCATGTGAGAGACAGTGAAACATTGTCACTTGTGAAGGAGTTGTACTCATCAATATCATCGATAAAGAACGTGAAGGGTTCAACTGAAGTGGCTATGAGCAATTTATTGGAGCACATGACCTTCAATATAATTGTGAGGATGATAGCTGGAAAGAGATTTGGAGGGGACACAGTTAATGAAGAAGATAATGAGGCGTGGAAGCTGAGGAAAGCCATAAAAGATGCCACGTATCTGTGTGGTATTTTTGTGGTGGCTGATGCAATTCCATCACTGAGTTGGTTTGATTTTCAAGGACATCTCAGTTTCATGAAAAGAACAGCTAAGAAACTAGACTTTATCCTTCAGAAGTGGCTTGAAGAACATGTGAAGACGAGAGGAGATAACATGAATGGTGGATGTGAAAGGGACTTCATGGATGTGATGCTATCATCTTTCGAAGGGCAAGAAGATTTTTGTGGCTATAACAGGGAGATAGTTATCAAAGCAACATCAGTG CTCCTTGTCCTTACTGGCTCTGGAAGCACAGCCATAACCCTAACATGGGCACTCTCCTTGCTCCTAAACCACCCAAGGGTCCTAAAGGCTGCACAACAAGAACTGGACAACAGCGTAGGAAAAGAAAGATGGGTCCAAGAATCTGACATAAAAAACCTCAATTATCTCCATGCCATCATCAAAGAGACCCTTCGTCTGTACCCACCAGCACCCTTAACAGGAATCAGGGAAGCCATGGAGGATTGCTGTGTGGCAGGGTACCATGTCCCAAAGGGAGCACGTTTGCTTATTAACCTATGGGAGCTGCAAAGGGACCCAGAAGTATGGTCCAACCCTAATGAGTTTAACCCCGAAAGGTTCCTCACGACTCATCGAGACATTGACTTTATGAGCCAGAACTTCGAGCTAATTCCATTTAGCTTTGGAAGAAGGTCGTGCCCGGGAGTGACCTTTGGGCTGCAAGTGCTGCATTTGACCCTGGCTCGCTTGATTCAAGGCTTTGATATGAGCACAAAGGATGGTGCTGAAGTTGATATGACTGAAGGGTTAGGTGTGGCTTTGCCTAAAGAAAACGAACTCCAACTTACGCTTGCACCACGTCTTCCGTTGATGCTTTATGAAAGCCTTTGA
- the LOC137819328 gene encoding uncharacterized protein, giving the protein MASQGCRRCPQHTTHHQPQQHCLHCPLRRHCHHCALHNPHFHAVNFFNPQSQPCFAPFQKTHPNFLPLHGYYHHQQQQPISSDSPIPQELEHIDLDGEEEDDDPVFVLTDEWREFFAISEARRKLEKKKKQGKKGKK; this is encoded by the exons ATGGCTTCGCAAGGATGCAGGCGATGCCCTCAGCACACTACCCATCATCAGCCGCAGCAGCACTGCCTCCACTGCCCCCTCCGCCGTCACTGCCACCACTGCGCTCTCCACAACCCCCACTTTCACGCTGTCAACTTCTTCAATCCTCAATCTCAACCATGTTTCGCTCCCTTTCAGAAAACGCATCCCAATTTTTTGCCTCTGCATGGTTATTATCatcatcaacaacaacaacccATTTCTTCTGATTCTCC GATTCCACAAGAGCTGGAGCATATAGATCTTGATGGTGAGGAAGAGGATGATGATCCAGTTTTTGTTCTAACCGATGAATGGAGGGAATTCTTTGCAATATCTGAAGCTAGGAGAAAACTAG agaaaaagaagaagcagGGCAAGAAGGGAAAGAAGTAA